TTTAGGAAAGTGTCCTTATTGTGATAACGGTGAAATAGAAGTAAGAGATAAAGAGGTACGAGGGAAAAAAGTAAAACTCTATGCCTGCTCAAATGCTCATTGGAAAACTGAAGACGGTGAGATGTTTGAACTACGAGAAGATGCTAGTTGTAATTTTCGTATATGGCAAAACTCTTTGGCAAAGTATGGAAAATGGCTTAGTTATAAAGAGGTACGGGAACTCCTTGCTGAACAAGAGCTTGAAGTGGAATTTGTAAGTAAAAAGTACGGGAAAAAAATAAACTATACAAAAACAATAATACTTGATCAAGAGTATGGTGTGAGTGTACTATGGGAATAGATCCATTTGAAAAAAAGTGAAATTTGCCGATATAGTTTGAGATAAATTTGACAAAAGGAGTTGTCATGAAAATTGCATCGAGTGATATCGGGATGGGAGCTAATTATAGTAAAAATTCTCTTACATATGAATCTGAACGTTTAGAACAATGGATTGGTTCTAGAGATCCACAAGAGAGAAGAGATGACAAAGTCCAACTTTCTAAAAAATATAAAGAGCTCTCTGTCGATAAAAGAGAAGATGATTTAGAATCATTAGACCCACAGTTGAAAAAAATTATTTTAGCGTTAGAGATATTAACGGGTAAAAAGATTAAAATAGCTCTTTTTCGTCCAGAGGAGCAAAACAGTTCACAGCCACAAGCCAGTCAAAAGGCAGGTTGGGGAATTGATTACAGTTATGAAAAAACTGAGGTGAGTTCACAGAAATTACAGTTCGCTTCACAGGGAAATGTTGTCTTGGAAGATGGAAGAAAAATTGATTTTAAGCTCTCTTTTTCTATGCAGCAGAGTAGTGTGAAACATGAATCTGTGTCTTTTAAAGCAGGCGATGCTTTGATTGATCCATTAGTAATTCAGTTTCAAGACGGTGCTGTAGAGTTTTCAAACACGAAAACAAGTTTAGATCTTGATCGTGACGGAAAAGATGAAGAATTTTCGTTTGTCGGAAGCGGCAGCGGATTTTTAACACTTGATAAAAACAGTGATGGCATTGTGAATGATGGAAGTGAACTATTTGGTCCAAATTCAGGGGATGGATTTACAGACCTGCGTCAATATGATAGTGATAACAATAACTGGATAGATGAAAATGATGCCGTTTTTGATAAACTGAGTATATGGACAAAAGATGAAAACGGAAATGAAAACTTTTACTCTTTACAAGATGTAGGGATCGGGGCATTATATCTTCAAAATATTACAACACCTTTTGAATTTGATGAGGGTAACCTTGCAAAAAGTTCAATTTTCTTGAGAGAAAATGGTTCAGCCGGTGTAATAAGTGAGGTTGATCTAAAGGTATAATCTAACCTTAATAAAATTTTAACCTTATCTTCTGTATAATTCCCATCCACTTTACTGTTTTACAAAAGCTAGAGTATTTTTATCTACACTATATATGGTATATATAAAAGTATTGGCAAGCAAAAAAAGGCTTCGCCTAAAAACAGTCAAAGATATAAATTTGAGGAGACTTTCAATGAAAGTACGTGCTTCAGTAAAGAAAATGTGTGATGACTGTAAAGTTATCAAGAGAAAAGGGATTGTTAGAGTAATCTGCAAAAACCCTAAACATAAACAGAGACAAGGATAACCATGGCTCGTATTTCTGGTGTTGATTTACCTAAGAAAAAACGTGTAGAGTATGGTCTAACATACATCTACGGTATCGGTTTACATACTTCTCGCCTTATCTTAGATGCGACAGGTATTGATTATAACAAAAGAGTTTTCGAACTTAATGAGGATGAAGTAGCTGCAATTACTAAAGAGATCCGTGAAAACCATATGGTTGAAGGTGATTTACGTAAAAAAGTTGCTATGGATATTAAAGCACTTATGGATTTAGGTTCATATAGAGGTCTTCGTCACCGTCGTGGTCTTCCATGTCGTGGTCAAAAAACTAAGACTAATGCTCGTACTCGTAAGGGTAAAAAGAAAACTGTTGGCGCAGCGTAAGGATTTAAAGTATGGCAAAAAGAAAAGCTGTTAGAAAAAAAGTTGTAAAGAAAAACGTATCACGTGGTATTATCCACATTTCTGCATCTTTCAATAATACATTAGTAACTATTACTGATGAGATGGGAAATATGATTGCGTGGAGTTCTGCTGGTAGCCTTGGTTTCAAAGGTTCTAAAAAATCTACTCCATTTGCTGCTCAAGCTGCTGTTGAAGCTGCTGTTGAAAAAGCGCAAGTGCATGGTATTAAAGAACTAGGTATTAGAGTACAAGGTCCAGGTTCTGGTCGTGAAACTGCAGTTAAGTCTGTAGGTGCAATCGAAGGTATCCGTGTTACATTCATGAAAGATGTAACTCCATTACCACACAACGGTTGTCGTGCGCCTAAGCGTCGTAGAGTTTAAGGAGGTTAACAAATGGCAAGATATAGAGGTCCAGTAGAAAAAATCGAAAGAAGATTTGGTGTTAGCCTAAACCTTAAAGGTGAGCGTCGTTTAGCAGGAAAATCTGCTTTAGATAAACGTCCTTACGGTCCAGGTCAACACGGTCAACGTCGTAAAAAAGTTTCTGAGTATGGTTTACAACTAAACGAGAAACAAAAAGCTAAATTCATGTATGGTGTATCTGAAAAACAATTCCGTGCATTATTCGCAGAAGCTAAAAGAAGAGAGGGTAATACAGGTACAAACCTTATTACTTTAATCGAGCAAAGACTTGATAACCTAGTATACAGAATGGGATTTGCATCTACTCGTAGATTTGCACGTCAGTTAGTTACTCACGGTCACATTTTAGTTGACGGTAAAAAACTTGATATCCCTTCATACCGTGTTAAACCAGGTCAAAAGATTGAAGTTCGTGAATCAAGCAAACAAAATGCTCAGATTCAAAGAGCTATCGAACTAACAAACCAAACAGGTCTTGCTCCATGGGTAGACATCGATGCTGATAAAGTATTCGGTATTTTTACTCGTTTACCAGAGCGTGAAGAAGTTGTTATTCCTGTAGAAGAGCGTTTAATCGTTGAGCTTTACTCGAAATAATAATTAATAAAAAAGGCGTAAAAGACATGAAAAAGATTAAAACTACTCCACTTGCTCCTCAAGAGTTTGAGGTAGAACAAATTAGTGAGAATGAAGCAAATATCATAGCATATCCTTTTGAAACTGGATATGCTATCTCTTTAGCTCATCCACTTCGCCGTTTTCTATTAAGCAGCTCAGTTGGTTATGCTCCTGTTGCTATTAAAATTGAAGGTGCTAAACACGAATTTGATTCAGTTCGTGGTATGCTTGAAGATATCTCTGATTTTATTTTAAATCTTAAAGAGATTCGTTTCAAACTTAACAATGAAGCAACAGAAGCTGAGATTAACTACAGCTTCACAGGTCCATGTACTATTACTGGTGCTGATCTTAGTAATGATGAAGTTGAAGTTGTAACGCCAGAGGCACATTTAGCAACTTTAAATGAAGACTCTACACTTAACTTCAACATCAAAATTGCTCAAGGTATCGGGTATGTTGCTAGTGAAGACACTTCTGATGAT
Above is a window of Sulfurimonas marina DNA encoding:
- the rpmJ gene encoding 50S ribosomal protein L36, producing the protein MKVRASVKKMCDDCKVIKRKGIVRVICKNPKHKQRQG
- the rpsK gene encoding 30S ribosomal protein S11, translated to MAKRKAVRKKVVKKNVSRGIIHISASFNNTLVTITDEMGNMIAWSSAGSLGFKGSKKSTPFAAQAAVEAAVEKAQVHGIKELGIRVQGPGSGRETAVKSVGAIEGIRVTFMKDVTPLPHNGCRAPKRRRV
- the rpsM gene encoding 30S ribosomal protein S13, whose product is MARISGVDLPKKKRVEYGLTYIYGIGLHTSRLILDATGIDYNKRVFELNEDEVAAITKEIRENHMVEGDLRKKVAMDIKALMDLGSYRGLRHRRGLPCRGQKTKTNARTRKGKKKTVGAA
- the rpsD gene encoding 30S ribosomal protein S4, encoding MARYRGPVEKIERRFGVSLNLKGERRLAGKSALDKRPYGPGQHGQRRKKVSEYGLQLNEKQKAKFMYGVSEKQFRALFAEAKRREGNTGTNLITLIEQRLDNLVYRMGFASTRRFARQLVTHGHILVDGKKLDIPSYRVKPGQKIEVRESSKQNAQIQRAIELTNQTGLAPWVDIDADKVFGIFTRLPEREEVVIPVEERLIVELYSK